One window from the genome of Micromonospora aurantiaca ATCC 27029 encodes:
- the argB gene encoding acetylglutamate kinase yields MNLSADLTRAQAKAATLIEALPWLARFSGATVVVKYGGNAMVDPELQRAFAADMVFLRYAGLKPVVVHGGGPQISAMLGRLGIASEFRGGLRVTTPEAMDVVRMVLVGQVGRELVGLINAHGPYAVGLSGEDAGLFTAVRRPAYVDGEAVDVGQVGDVESVNVSAVTDLIEAGRIPVISTVAPDADGVLHNLNADTAAAALAVALDARKLVVLTDVPGLYADWPDTSSLISEITADDLAKLLPSLESGMVPKMEACLRAVRGGVPAAHVVDGRVAHSTLLEVFTSEGFGTMVIES; encoded by the coding sequence ATGAACCTCTCCGCTGACCTCACCCGGGCCCAGGCCAAGGCCGCCACGCTGATCGAGGCGCTGCCCTGGCTGGCCCGTTTCTCCGGCGCCACGGTCGTGGTCAAGTACGGCGGCAACGCCATGGTCGACCCCGAACTCCAGCGGGCGTTCGCCGCCGACATGGTGTTCCTGCGCTACGCCGGCCTGAAGCCGGTCGTGGTGCACGGCGGCGGCCCGCAGATCTCCGCCATGCTCGGCCGCCTCGGCATCGCCAGCGAGTTCCGGGGCGGCCTGCGGGTCACCACCCCGGAGGCGATGGACGTGGTCCGGATGGTCCTGGTCGGTCAGGTCGGCCGGGAACTGGTCGGGCTGATCAACGCGCACGGCCCGTACGCGGTCGGCCTCTCCGGCGAGGACGCGGGGCTGTTCACAGCGGTGCGCCGTCCCGCGTACGTGGACGGCGAAGCGGTCGACGTGGGCCAGGTGGGCGACGTGGAGTCGGTGAACGTCTCGGCGGTCACCGACCTGATCGAGGCCGGCCGGATCCCGGTCATCTCGACAGTCGCGCCGGACGCCGACGGGGTGCTGCACAACCTCAACGCGGACACCGCCGCCGCCGCGCTGGCGGTGGCGCTGGACGCCCGCAAGCTGGTCGTGCTGACCGACGTGCCCGGCCTGTACGCCGACTGGCCCGACACGTCCAGCCTGATCAGCGAGATCACCGCGGACGACCTGGCGAAGCTGCTGCCGTCCCTGGAGTCGGGCATGGTCCCGAAGATGGAGGCCTGCCTGCGGGCGGTGCGCGGGGGAGTACCGGCCGCGCACGTCGTCGACGGCCGGGTCGCCCACTCCACGCTGCTGGAAGTGTTCACGTCGGAGGGCTTCGGAACGATGGTGATCGAGTCATGA
- a CDS encoding acetylornithine transaminase: MSTLVQRWNATMMDNYGTPPLALVSGSGAVVVDETGREYVDLLGGIAVNALGHAHPAVVAAVSKQVATLGHVSNLFVAEPPVALAELLLALAGRPGRVFFANSGAEANEAAFKLSRLTGRRHVVATHGGFHGRTMGALALTGQPAKADPFRPLPGDVTHVPFGDADALAEAVTDDTAMLIIEPIQGENGVVVPPPGYLAAARRITAAHGALLVLDEVQTGVGRTGHWFAHQAEGVEPDVVTLAKGLGGGLPLGACLAFGRAADLLTPGSHGTTFGGNPISCAAALAVVSTIAHEGLLDHVKRIGERLRRGVEALGHPLVREVRGSGLLLGIVLDQPVSAAAAAALREAGFLVNPVQPDVVRLAPPLILTAAQADAFLAALPAALSAAAPDATTPTEAPA; encoded by the coding sequence ATGAGCACGCTGGTGCAGCGGTGGAACGCCACCATGATGGACAACTACGGCACGCCGCCGCTGGCGCTCGTCTCCGGCTCCGGCGCCGTCGTGGTCGACGAGACCGGCCGGGAGTACGTCGACCTGCTCGGCGGCATCGCCGTCAACGCGCTCGGCCACGCCCACCCGGCGGTGGTCGCAGCCGTCAGCAAGCAGGTCGCGACGCTCGGGCACGTGTCGAACCTGTTCGTCGCCGAGCCGCCGGTGGCGCTGGCCGAGCTGCTGCTCGCGCTGGCCGGCCGCCCGGGCCGGGTGTTCTTCGCCAACTCCGGCGCGGAGGCCAACGAGGCCGCGTTCAAGCTGTCCCGGCTCACCGGCCGCCGGCACGTGGTCGCCACCCACGGCGGTTTCCACGGCCGGACCATGGGCGCGCTGGCGCTCACAGGGCAGCCCGCGAAGGCCGACCCGTTCCGCCCGCTGCCCGGCGACGTGACCCACGTGCCGTTCGGCGACGCCGACGCGCTGGCCGAGGCGGTCACCGACGACACCGCCATGCTGATCATCGAGCCGATCCAGGGCGAGAACGGCGTGGTCGTCCCGCCGCCCGGCTACCTGGCCGCGGCCCGGCGGATCACCGCCGCGCACGGCGCGCTGCTGGTGCTCGACGAGGTGCAGACCGGCGTCGGCCGGACCGGCCACTGGTTCGCCCACCAGGCCGAGGGCGTCGAGCCGGACGTCGTCACGCTCGCCAAGGGCCTCGGCGGCGGGCTGCCGCTGGGCGCCTGCCTGGCCTTCGGCCGGGCCGCAGACCTGCTCACCCCCGGCTCGCACGGCACCACGTTCGGCGGCAACCCGATCAGTTGCGCCGCCGCGCTCGCTGTCGTCTCCACGATCGCGCACGAGGGCCTGCTCGACCACGTCAAGCGGATCGGCGAGCGGCTGCGCCGGGGCGTCGAGGCGCTCGGGCACCCGCTGGTCCGTGAGGTACGCGGCTCCGGCCTGCTGCTCGGCATCGTGCTCGACCAGCCGGTCTCCGCCGCCGCCGCGGCAGCGCTGCGCGAGGCGGGCTTCCTGGTCAACCCGGTGCAGCCGGACGTGGTCCGGCTCGCCCCGCCGCTGATCCTCACCGCGGCGCAGGCCGACGCGTTCCTCGCCGCGCTGCCGGCCGCGCTGTCCGCCGCCGCGCCCGACGCCACGACCCCGACGGAGGCTCCCGCATGA
- the argC gene encoding N-acetyl-gamma-glutamyl-phosphate reductase, with the protein MGIRVAVAGASGYAGGELLRLLAGHPEFELIAATAHSQAGQPVTAVHPHLAGLDLVFAATEPATLADADLVFLALPHGQSAALAAALPDPVKVVDLGADHRLRDAAAWSRYYGGEHAGAWTYGLPELPGQRAEIAAATRVASTGCYAAATTLALAPLIAAGAVRPDDVVVVAASGTSGAGRAAKAHLLGSEVMGDLTPYKVGAHQHVPEIKQATGATGLSFTPVLAPMPRGILATVTAVPTGDADPRAVLAAAYADAPFVHVLPEESWPHTAATAGSNSCHLQATVDVDSGRVIVVSAIDNLGKGAAGQAVQNANLMVGLPETTGLSVFGVAP; encoded by the coding sequence ATGGGCATTCGGGTTGCCGTGGCCGGGGCGAGTGGATACGCCGGGGGCGAACTGCTGCGCCTGCTCGCCGGTCACCCCGAGTTCGAGCTGATCGCCGCCACCGCACACAGCCAGGCCGGTCAGCCAGTCACCGCCGTACACCCGCACCTCGCGGGCCTCGACCTGGTGTTCGCCGCGACCGAACCGGCGACCCTCGCCGACGCGGACCTGGTCTTCCTGGCCCTGCCGCACGGGCAGTCCGCGGCGCTCGCCGCGGCGCTGCCCGACCCGGTCAAGGTGGTCGACCTCGGCGCTGACCACCGGCTGCGTGACGCCGCCGCCTGGTCCCGCTACTACGGCGGCGAGCACGCCGGTGCCTGGACCTACGGGCTGCCCGAGCTGCCCGGCCAGCGGGCCGAGATCGCCGCCGCGACGCGGGTCGCCAGCACCGGCTGCTACGCGGCGGCGACCACGCTGGCGCTGGCGCCACTGATCGCCGCAGGCGCGGTACGCCCCGACGACGTGGTGGTGGTCGCCGCCTCCGGCACCTCCGGCGCGGGCCGGGCCGCCAAGGCCCACCTGCTCGGCAGCGAGGTGATGGGCGACCTGACCCCCTACAAGGTGGGCGCGCACCAGCACGTGCCGGAGATCAAGCAGGCCACCGGCGCGACCGGCCTGTCCTTCACCCCGGTGCTCGCGCCGATGCCCCGGGGGATCCTGGCCACCGTCACCGCGGTGCCCACCGGCGACGCCGACCCGCGCGCGGTGCTGGCCGCCGCCTACGCCGACGCGCCGTTCGTGCACGTGCTGCCCGAGGAATCGTGGCCGCACACCGCGGCCACCGCCGGGTCGAACTCCTGCCACCTCCAGGCGACTGTGGACGTCGACTCGGGCCGGGTGATCGTGGTCAGCGCGATCGACAACCTGGGCAAGGGCGCGGCCGGCCAGGCCGTGCAGAACGCCAACCTGATGGTGGGTCTCCCCGAGACCACCGGTCTGTCCGTGTTTGGAGTGGCCCCGTGA
- the argJ gene encoding bifunctional glutamate N-acetyltransferase/amino-acid acetyltransferase ArgJ produces the protein MSVTVPRGFRAAGVAAGLKSSGAADVALVINDGPDAGVAGVFTANRVKAAPVLWSQQVVHGGVVRAVVLNSGGANACTGPAGFQDTHATAEHTAAAITAANARLIVGAGEVAVCSTGLIGERLPMDKLLPGVREAVRGLSRDGGPAAAEAIMTTDTRPKTTVAQGTGWTVGGMAKGAGMLAPAMATMLCVLTTDAVAGPDALDAALRAATRITFDRIDSDGCMSTNDTVLLLASGASGIEPTAEELTAAVTAACHDLAQQLLADAEGATKEVAIEVVGAASEDDAVEVGRTVARNNLVKTALFGNDPNWGRILAAVGTTAAVFEPDGVDVAVNGIWVCRGGAAAEDRAKVDLTGRGVTVRIDLHAGADTATIWTNDLSHAYVHENSAYST, from the coding sequence GTGAGCGTCACCGTCCCCCGTGGGTTCCGCGCCGCAGGTGTCGCGGCCGGACTGAAGTCCTCCGGCGCCGCCGACGTCGCCCTCGTGATCAACGACGGCCCGGACGCCGGTGTGGCCGGTGTGTTCACCGCCAACCGGGTCAAGGCCGCGCCGGTGCTGTGGAGCCAGCAGGTCGTGCACGGCGGCGTCGTGCGCGCCGTGGTGCTCAACTCCGGCGGCGCGAACGCCTGCACCGGCCCGGCCGGCTTCCAGGACACCCACGCCACCGCCGAGCACACCGCCGCCGCGATCACCGCGGCGAACGCGCGGCTGATCGTCGGCGCCGGCGAGGTCGCGGTCTGCTCGACCGGCCTGATCGGCGAGCGGCTGCCGATGGACAAACTGCTTCCCGGCGTACGCGAGGCGGTGCGCGGCCTGTCCCGCGACGGCGGCCCGGCGGCCGCCGAGGCGATCATGACCACCGACACCCGGCCCAAGACGACTGTGGCGCAGGGTACGGGCTGGACCGTCGGCGGCATGGCGAAGGGCGCGGGCATGCTCGCCCCGGCCATGGCCACCATGCTCTGCGTGCTCACCACCGACGCGGTGGCCGGGCCGGACGCCCTGGACGCCGCACTGCGCGCCGCCACCCGGATCACGTTCGACCGGATCGATTCCGACGGCTGCATGTCCACCAACGACACGGTGCTGCTGCTGGCCAGCGGCGCCTCCGGCATCGAGCCGACCGCCGAGGAGCTGACGGCCGCGGTCACCGCCGCCTGCCACGACCTGGCCCAGCAGCTCCTGGCCGACGCGGAGGGCGCGACGAAGGAGGTCGCGATCGAGGTGGTCGGCGCGGCGAGCGAGGACGACGCGGTCGAGGTGGGCCGCACGGTGGCCCGCAACAACCTGGTGAAGACCGCGCTGTTCGGCAACGACCCGAACTGGGGCCGGATCCTCGCCGCGGTCGGCACCACGGCCGCCGTGTTCGAGCCGGACGGCGTGGACGTCGCGGTCAACGGCATCTGGGTGTGCCGGGGCGGCGCCGCCGCCGAGGACCGCGCCAAGGTGGACCTCACCGGCCGCGGCGTCACGGTCCGGATCGACCTGCACGCCGGCGCCGACACCGCCACCATCTGGACCAACGACCTGTCCCATGCGTACGTCCACGAGAACTCGGCCTACTCCACATGA